Proteins encoded by one window of Pseudonocardia sp. HH130629-09:
- the thiS gene encoding sulfur carrier protein ThiS has translation MLIVLNGEHREVDAEADLARILAEAGLSERGIAVAVDGEVVPRTSWAGHRPGDGARVEVLTAVQGG, from the coding sequence ATGTTGATCGTGCTGAACGGCGAGCACCGCGAGGTCGACGCCGAGGCCGACCTCGCCCGGATCCTGGCCGAGGCCGGGCTATCGGAGCGGGGGATCGCCGTCGCCGTCGACGGGGAGGTCGTGCCGCGCACGTCGTGGGCCGGGCACCGTCCCGGCGACGGCGCGCGCGTGGAGGTCCTGACCGCGGTGCAAGGAGGATGA
- a CDS encoding thiazole synthase, translating into MAVQTDKLAFGDHLFDSRLVMGTGGAANLEILERALVASGTELTTVALRRVDVAGGTGLLDLLRRLGIAVLPNTAGCRTAAEAVLTARMAREALETDLVKLEVVADDTTLLPDPVELLDAAEQLVDDGFTVLPYTNDDPILARRLEQVGCAAVMPLGSPIGTGLGIRNPHNIEMIVAAAGVPVVLDAGIGTASEAALAMELGCDAVLLATAVTRAADPERMARAMRRGVEAGWDARHAGRIPRRYRAQASSPDVEG; encoded by the coding sequence ATGGCTGTGCAGACCGACAAGCTCGCCTTCGGCGACCACCTCTTCGACTCGCGGCTGGTGATGGGCACCGGCGGTGCGGCGAACCTGGAGATCCTGGAGCGGGCGCTGGTCGCGTCCGGCACCGAGCTGACCACGGTGGCGCTGCGCCGGGTCGACGTCGCGGGCGGGACCGGGTTGCTGGACCTGCTGCGTCGCCTCGGGATCGCGGTGCTGCCGAACACCGCGGGCTGCCGCACCGCGGCCGAGGCGGTGCTCACGGCGCGGATGGCCCGCGAGGCGCTGGAGACCGACCTGGTGAAGCTGGAGGTCGTCGCGGACGACACGACCCTGCTGCCCGACCCGGTCGAGCTCCTCGACGCCGCCGAGCAGCTCGTCGACGACGGCTTCACCGTGCTGCCCTACACCAACGACGACCCGATCCTCGCCCGTCGCCTGGAGCAGGTCGGGTGCGCCGCGGTGATGCCGCTCGGCTCACCGATCGGCACCGGGCTCGGCATCCGCAACCCGCACAACATCGAGATGATCGTGGCCGCCGCGGGCGTGCCGGTCGTGCTCGACGCCGGGATCGGCACCGCCTCGGAGGCGGCCCTGGCGATGGAGCTGGGCTGCGACGCCGTCCTGCTCGCCACCGCCGTCACCCGCGCCGCCGATCCGGAGCGCATGGCGCGCGCGATGCGGCGGGGTGTGGAGGCGGGGTGGGACGCCCGGCACGCCGGCCGGATCCCGCGCCGCTACCGGGCGCAGGCGAGCTCGCCCGACGTCGAGGGCTGA
- a CDS encoding gamma carbonic anhydrase family protein — MPLFALEGLSPTVHPDAFVAPTATLVGDVRVEEGASIWYNAVLRADLGPIVVRAGANVQDGSVLHGGDDPVTEIGEGATIGHLCVVHGAVIGARAVVGNGSTVQDGARIGEGAMVAAGSTVTPNSDLPADRLMLGSAAKERGELTEQARWWVRTNPDFYRALARRHADGVTPA; from the coding sequence ATGCCGCTGTTCGCCCTGGAGGGCCTCTCCCCCACCGTGCACCCGGACGCCTTCGTCGCCCCGACCGCGACGCTCGTCGGGGACGTGCGCGTCGAGGAAGGTGCCTCGATCTGGTACAACGCCGTGCTGCGCGCCGACCTGGGGCCCATCGTCGTGCGTGCCGGCGCCAACGTGCAGGACGGGTCGGTGCTGCACGGCGGCGACGACCCGGTCACCGAGATCGGCGAGGGCGCCACGATCGGGCACCTGTGCGTGGTGCACGGTGCCGTGATCGGGGCGCGGGCGGTCGTCGGGAACGGCAGCACCGTGCAGGACGGTGCCCGGATCGGCGAGGGTGCGATGGTCGCCGCCGGGTCGACGGTCACGCCGAACTCCGACCTGCCCGCCGACCGGCTGATGCTCGGCTCCGCGGCGAAGGAACGCGGCGAGCTGACCGAGCAGGCCCGCTGGTGGGTGCGGACCAACCCGGACTTCTACCGCGCCCTGGCCCGGCGGCACGCCGACGGCGTCACCCCCGCCTGA
- a CDS encoding HNH endonuclease signature motif containing protein encodes MPQPASTTTTTPAGELSLPDLESELLGLAGHIAAAECRFLRLLAEFDDRGGWCGVGVRSCAHWLTWRAGTSLRTATEHLRVAHALTRLPRITEAFAAGRISYSKVRAVTRLVGAGDAILDRVTVPPPMSPATDPLRGPGSDPDIDSVPGAHAGSGVPDAERTEETTTPPADSGDTVTHDDTASEAAVAVDAPEPQDDAGAVALPCAAAVPDAEQVLLDLALSGTASHVETVVRAVRRRCAPPSDVAARRGVSWHHDVDGSLVVRARLTPENGALLVAAIEAGVAAALPTPAGPTDSDSDDPAAREGRRSGWGGVDPHEQASRTEEQAPGAVVDSLAARRADALVDLVVRGPGVAGAAGVERGATRVTVVVDAGTGTARLAGGPEIAASTAERLACDARAQVLLSDRTGNRMYLGRSRRLASPAQIAALTADSGGSCRFPGCHHTRHLHAHHVRHWLRGGPTDIDNLVLLCSFHHRLVHDDGYLVLRPPGGGWLFHRPDGSPVEATGRPLDGSAESLVERNTRARLRIDRSTLTPDWYGDRLDPEPILDALLPPGATATTAA; translated from the coding sequence GTGCCCCAGCCCGCCTCGACGACCACGACCACGCCGGCCGGTGAGCTGAGCCTGCCGGACCTCGAGTCCGAGCTCCTCGGTCTCGCCGGCCACATCGCCGCCGCCGAGTGCCGCTTCCTGCGCCTGCTCGCCGAGTTCGACGACCGCGGCGGCTGGTGCGGGGTCGGCGTCCGGTCCTGCGCCCACTGGCTGACCTGGCGAGCAGGGACGAGCCTGCGCACCGCGACCGAACACCTGCGCGTCGCACACGCACTGACCCGGCTGCCCCGGATCACCGAGGCGTTCGCGGCCGGCCGGATCTCCTACTCCAAGGTCCGGGCCGTCACCCGCCTCGTCGGTGCGGGGGACGCGATCCTCGACCGCGTGACCGTCCCGCCCCCGATGAGTCCCGCCACAGACCCCCTCCGGGGCCCCGGCAGCGACCCCGACATCGACTCCGTCCCGGGAGCGCATGCCGGCTCCGGCGTGCCGGACGCCGAGAGGACGGAGGAGACCACCACGCCGCCCGCAGACAGCGGCGACACGGTTACGCACGACGACACGGCGAGCGAAGCGGCGGTCGCCGTCGACGCTCCGGAGCCGCAGGATGACGCCGGGGCGGTCGCCCTTCCGTGTGCCGCGGCCGTGCCCGACGCCGAGCAAGTGCTCCTGGACCTCGCCCTGAGCGGGACCGCGAGCCATGTCGAGACCGTCGTCCGCGCGGTGCGTCGACGCTGCGCGCCGCCGAGCGACGTCGCCGCCCGACGCGGGGTGAGCTGGCACCACGACGTCGACGGATCCCTGGTCGTACGGGCCCGGCTCACCCCTGAGAACGGCGCCCTCCTCGTCGCCGCGATCGAGGCCGGGGTCGCCGCAGCGCTCCCGACTCCCGCCGGCCCGACCGACAGCGACAGCGACGATCCGGCCGCACGGGAGGGGCGGCGGTCGGGATGGGGCGGGGTCGATCCCCACGAGCAGGCCAGCCGCACGGAGGAGCAGGCACCGGGCGCGGTCGTCGACTCCCTGGCGGCCCGGCGGGCCGACGCTCTGGTGGACCTGGTCGTCCGCGGGCCCGGCGTGGCCGGCGCCGCGGGGGTGGAGCGGGGCGCGACGCGGGTGACGGTCGTCGTCGACGCAGGGACCGGCACCGCACGCCTCGCCGGAGGCCCCGAGATCGCTGCGAGCACCGCCGAGCGCCTTGCCTGCGACGCCCGGGCCCAAGTGTTGCTCAGCGATCGCACCGGGAACCGGATGTACCTCGGTCGGAGCAGGCGGCTGGCGAGCCCGGCACAGATCGCCGCCCTGACCGCCGACAGCGGCGGCTCCTGCCGGTTCCCGGGGTGCCACCACACCCGTCACCTCCATGCCCACCACGTCCGTCACTGGCTGCGGGGCGGGCCGACGGACATCGACAACCTGGTCCTGCTCTGCTCGTTCCACCACCGTCTCGTGCACGACGACGGGTACCTGGTCCTGCGCCCGCCCGGTGGGGGCTGGCTGTTCCACCGGCCCGACGGCAGCCCTGTCGAGGCCACGGGCAGACCGCTGGACGGCAGCGCCGAGTCCCTCGTCGAACGGAACACGCGGGCCCGGCTGCGGATCGATCGCAGCACCCTCACCCCTGACTGGTACGGCGATCGGCTCGACCCCGAGCCAATCCTGGACGCCCTTCTCCCGCCCGGCGCGACGGCCACCACCGCGGCCTGA
- a CDS encoding MadR family response regulator transcription factor encodes MRQGLRAVLEREDDLRIVGEAGSAPEAFAAVAAGRPQVVLLDLKLASGPQTDGLEVCRRLCADHPGIGVLVLTTFAEDRLVVESVQAGARGYVVKDVDTTELVRAIRAVSRGESAFDARSASAMVRSLSGGMPDRERLTDRELDVLRLLARGLSNRAIGAELFISETTVKFHVGNLMRKLMVSRRAEAVYAATKLGLL; translated from the coding sequence ATGCGGCAGGGGCTGCGCGCGGTTCTGGAGCGCGAGGACGACCTGCGCATCGTCGGCGAAGCGGGCAGCGCTCCGGAGGCGTTCGCCGCCGTCGCGGCCGGCCGGCCTCAGGTGGTGCTGCTCGACCTCAAGCTGGCGTCCGGCCCGCAGACCGACGGTCTCGAGGTCTGCCGCAGGCTGTGCGCCGACCACCCCGGCATCGGGGTGCTGGTGCTGACGACCTTCGCCGAGGACCGTCTCGTCGTCGAGTCGGTGCAGGCGGGTGCCCGCGGCTACGTGGTCAAGGACGTCGACACCACCGAACTCGTCCGCGCCATCCGCGCGGTGTCCCGCGGGGAGAGCGCGTTCGACGCCCGGTCGGCGTCGGCGATGGTGCGGTCGCTGTCCGGCGGGATGCCCGACCGGGAACGGCTGACCGACCGCGAGCTGGACGTGCTGCGCCTGCTGGCCCGGGGGCTGTCCAACCGCGCGATCGGCGCCGAGCTGTTCATCTCCGAGACGACGGTCAAGTTCCACGTCGGCAACCTGATGCGCAAGCTGATGGTGTCGCGCCGCGCCGAGGCGGTCTACGCGGCCACCAAGCTCGGCCTCCTCTGA
- a CDS encoding MadS family sensor histidine kinase → MTAAARFPRRRTPAPSSSPAAAGRARPDLDQLTGLRTGKPSFYSEYREGAERLRRVIVALDRISAALVRTMEGSEALVRAVADAAADHLSADWVVLGLVDGELPDAAPRHVVLGPDGVEWADLGSVPERVRRHVERLHAGDGHHDHDDHHQHHDDQRPRHLHVPIRLDGRTVGGFVAWTPPERHIDDTDHSVLRILAGQTASALQNCALLERAERLHARTAAQAEDLRVRNDELMLTQQALGAARQREVLDNERHRIARELHDSVTQYALSAGMHIELCRSEITEPDLLQHLDTAKDLTRRAVEQLRSAIYALNDDDHADKDLPSMLRQLSTVHMPDELRVEVTIGGAPVPLPHEHEQSLFRIAGEALFNTAMHASASRAVVRLAYAGGRVRLSVSDDGGASPEQIRRTLRAASVRGPSGEHRGLVNMDARAREMGGTLRFRRSRIGGLQVQVDVPIGTPGQEELG, encoded by the coding sequence GTGACCGCCGCCGCCCGCTTCCCGCGCCGCCGCACACCCGCCCCGTCCTCGTCGCCGGCCGCCGCGGGTCGGGCCCGGCCGGACCTCGACCAGCTCACCGGCCTGAGGACGGGCAAGCCGTCGTTCTACTCGGAGTACCGCGAGGGCGCCGAACGGCTGCGCCGGGTCATCGTCGCTCTGGACCGGATCTCCGCCGCGCTGGTCCGCACGATGGAGGGCTCCGAGGCGCTGGTCCGCGCGGTCGCCGACGCGGCGGCCGACCACCTGTCCGCGGACTGGGTGGTGCTCGGGCTCGTCGACGGCGAGCTGCCCGACGCTGCGCCGCGGCACGTCGTCCTCGGGCCGGACGGCGTCGAGTGGGCCGACCTGGGGTCGGTGCCCGAGCGCGTGCGCCGGCACGTGGAACGGCTGCACGCCGGCGACGGGCACCACGACCACGACGACCACCACCAGCACCACGACGACCAGCGCCCCCGGCACCTGCACGTTCCGATCCGGCTCGACGGCCGCACCGTGGGCGGGTTCGTCGCGTGGACACCACCGGAACGCCACATCGACGACACCGACCATTCGGTGCTGCGCATCCTGGCCGGTCAGACGGCGTCGGCGCTGCAGAACTGCGCGCTGCTGGAGCGGGCCGAGCGACTGCACGCGCGCACCGCGGCCCAGGCCGAGGACCTGCGTGTCCGCAACGACGAGCTGATGCTCACCCAGCAGGCGCTCGGCGCGGCACGCCAGCGGGAGGTCCTCGACAACGAGCGGCACCGCATCGCCCGCGAGCTGCACGACAGCGTCACCCAGTACGCGCTGTCGGCCGGGATGCACATCGAGCTGTGCCGGTCGGAGATCACCGAGCCGGACCTGCTCCAGCACCTCGACACCGCCAAGGACCTGACCCGGCGGGCCGTCGAGCAGCTGCGGTCGGCGATCTACGCGCTCAACGACGACGACCACGCCGACAAGGACCTGCCGTCGATGCTGCGTCAACTGTCCACCGTGCACATGCCCGACGAGCTGCGGGTGGAGGTGACGATCGGCGGGGCCCCGGTGCCGCTGCCGCACGAGCACGAGCAGTCGCTGTTCCGGATCGCCGGCGAGGCGCTGTTCAACACGGCGATGCACGCCTCGGCGTCGCGGGCGGTGGTGCGGCTGGCCTACGCCGGCGGTCGCGTCCGCCTGTCGGTCTCCGACGACGGCGGCGCCTCCCCCGAGCAGATCCGCCGCACGCTGCGTGCGGCGTCGGTCCGCGGACCCTCCGGGGAGCACCGCGGCCTCGTGAACATGGACGCCCGCGCCCGCGAGATGGGTGGGACCCTGCGGTTCCGCCGCTCGCGGATCGGTGGGCTGCAGGTGCAGGTGGACGTCCCGATCGGGACACCGGGGCAGGAGGAGCTCGGATGA
- a CDS encoding iron-containing alcohol dehydrogenase: MTEPPAVRGGPSTITEQEEGSVVLTGQAGTVVPGHGADRAVARETVLVLDGGTGGAGADEGYTVRAAQCPREPRPRLSKFHAPEIVFGPDSLPETAHAALRLGARRPFVVTDPGVTEAGWPAELLRHLRAAGLRPQLWNEITPNPKDHEIQAGFERYERSGCDVVIGIGGGSVIDAAKGVALLAANGGTILDYEGIDRIANPIPPLVMVPSTSGTGADVSQFCIITDTERLTKITIMGRALVPDVSVIDPRLLVTMPDWLNAATGLDALTHGIEAFVSLAHGPLTDTHALHAVALVHANLPTTMIRRHDDGPRTAMAQAALEAGLAFTNAILGATHAMSHQVGGMLDLPHGLINGVLLPHVIRFNGSASDADAARFVPIAQAMGLPARPGMPGDEAVDMVATEVRKLADEVGVPTGLAAIGVRETDLPRLSRLTLGDACLTTNPRTASVEQIEDLFREAL, from the coding sequence GTGACCGAGCCGCCCGCCGTCCGGGGCGGGCCGTCGACCATCACGGAGCAGGAGGAGGGCAGCGTGGTCCTCACCGGTCAGGCAGGCACCGTCGTCCCCGGGCACGGGGCGGACCGCGCCGTGGCGCGGGAGACGGTGCTGGTGCTCGACGGCGGGACCGGCGGCGCCGGTGCCGACGAGGGGTACACGGTCCGCGCGGCGCAGTGCCCGCGGGAGCCCCGACCGCGGCTGTCGAAGTTCCATGCGCCCGAGATCGTGTTCGGGCCCGACTCGCTGCCCGAGACCGCCCACGCCGCGCTGCGTCTCGGGGCGCGGCGCCCGTTCGTCGTCACCGACCCGGGGGTGACCGAGGCCGGGTGGCCCGCCGAGCTCCTGCGCCACCTGCGCGCCGCCGGTCTGCGGCCCCAGCTGTGGAACGAGATCACCCCGAACCCGAAGGACCACGAGATCCAGGCCGGGTTCGAGCGCTACGAGAGATCCGGCTGCGACGTGGTGATCGGCATCGGCGGAGGCTCGGTGATCGACGCCGCGAAGGGCGTCGCCCTGCTCGCGGCCAACGGCGGCACGATCCTCGACTACGAGGGCATCGACCGCATCGCCAACCCGATCCCGCCACTGGTGATGGTGCCGTCGACCTCGGGCACCGGCGCCGACGTCTCCCAGTTCTGCATCATCACCGACACCGAGCGCCTCACCAAGATCACGATCATGGGCCGGGCCCTGGTCCCGGACGTCTCGGTGATCGACCCGCGGCTGCTCGTCACCATGCCGGACTGGCTCAACGCCGCGACCGGCCTGGACGCGCTGACCCACGGCATCGAGGCGTTCGTGTCGCTGGCCCACGGCCCGCTGACCGACACCCACGCGCTGCACGCCGTCGCACTCGTCCACGCCAACCTGCCGACCACGATGATCCGCCGCCACGACGACGGCCCCCGCACCGCGATGGCGCAGGCCGCGCTCGAGGCGGGCCTGGCGTTCACGAACGCGATCCTCGGCGCCACGCACGCCATGAGCCATCAGGTCGGCGGCATGCTCGACCTGCCGCACGGCCTGATCAACGGCGTGCTGCTGCCGCACGTGATCCGTTTCAACGGCTCGGCCTCCGACGCCGACGCGGCGCGCTTCGTCCCGATCGCCCAGGCCATGGGGCTGCCCGCCCGGCCGGGGATGCCCGGCGACGAGGCCGTGGACATGGTCGCGACCGAGGTCCGCAAGCTGGCCGACGAGGTCGGCGTCCCGACCGGGCTCGCCGCCATCGGGGTGCGCGAGACCGACCTCCCGCGACTGTCCCGGCTCACCCTCGGCGACGCCTGCCTGACCACCAACCCGCGCACGGCGAGCGTGGAGCAGATCGAGGACCTGTTCCGGGAGGCGCTGTGA
- a CDS encoding XdhC family protein produces MRDVIDQLEGWWRKGEPAALATVVGTFRSAPRQPGAAMLVGPAGEAVGSVSGGCVEGAVYELGQQVLSEERPVLQRYGVSDDDAFAVGLTCGGILDIFVEKVTPETYEQLGRIAEAIRDEDPVAVATVVAGPSELLGKRLIVWPDKTEGGTGSDRIDDAVRDDVRGLLDSGRNATLTYGVHGERRGEGLQIFVESFAPPPRMIVFGAIDFAAAVARMGSFLGFRVTVCDARPVFATASRFPGANEVVVEWPHRYLQAEADAGRIDQRTALCVLTHDPKFDVPLLEVALRLPEVGYIGAMGSRRTHDDRLERLRERGVTEGEIAKMSSPIGLDLGARTPEETAVSIAAEMIAQHWGGEGIRLAEREGPIHAS; encoded by the coding sequence ATGCGTGACGTGATCGACCAGCTCGAAGGCTGGTGGCGCAAGGGTGAGCCGGCCGCGCTCGCGACGGTGGTCGGGACCTTCCGGTCCGCGCCGCGCCAGCCGGGGGCCGCGATGCTCGTCGGCCCGGCGGGCGAGGCCGTCGGCTCGGTCTCGGGCGGCTGCGTCGAGGGCGCGGTCTACGAGCTCGGGCAGCAGGTGCTGTCCGAGGAGCGACCGGTGCTGCAGCGCTACGGCGTCTCCGACGACGACGCGTTCGCCGTCGGCCTGACCTGCGGCGGCATCCTCGACATCTTCGTGGAGAAGGTGACCCCGGAGACCTACGAGCAGCTCGGCCGCATCGCCGAGGCGATCCGCGACGAGGACCCGGTCGCGGTGGCGACGGTCGTCGCGGGCCCCTCGGAGCTGCTCGGCAAGCGGCTGATCGTCTGGCCGGACAAGACCGAGGGCGGCACCGGCTCGGACCGGATCGACGACGCCGTGCGCGACGACGTCCGCGGCCTGCTCGACTCCGGCCGCAACGCGACACTGACCTACGGCGTCCACGGCGAGCGTCGCGGGGAGGGGCTGCAGATCTTCGTCGAGTCGTTCGCGCCGCCGCCCCGCATGATCGTGTTCGGGGCGATCGACTTCGCCGCCGCGGTGGCCCGGATGGGCAGCTTCCTCGGCTTCCGGGTGACCGTCTGCGACGCCCGGCCGGTGTTCGCGACCGCGAGCCGCTTCCCGGGGGCCAACGAGGTCGTCGTCGAGTGGCCGCACCGCTACCTGCAGGCCGAGGCGGACGCGGGCCGGATCGACCAGCGCACCGCACTGTGCGTGCTCACCCACGACCCGAAGTTCGACGTACCGCTGCTGGAGGTGGCGCTGCGGCTGCCCGAGGTCGGCTACATCGGGGCGATGGGCTCGCGACGCACCCACGACGACCGGCTCGAGCGCCTGCGCGAGCGGGGCGTGACCGAGGGCGAGATCGCGAAGATGTCGTCGCCGATAGGGCTGGATCTGGGCGCCCGCACCCCGGAGGAGACCGCGGTGTCGATCGCCGCCGAGATGATCGCCCAGCACTGGGGTGGCGAGGGCATCCGGCTGGCCGAGCGCGAGGGGCCCATCCACGCCTCCTGA
- a CDS encoding vWA domain-containing protein — translation MTVPPSPSPAAPPRPPAAEPTGTTDELLTGFVGFTEVLRAAGVPVTQDRVTAYLEALDTVDVTDRDQAYWAGRLTLCADPDDIVRYDLAFPSWFEPTGNRPSSNRDDRPPAPPKLAALLPGREDGEDDSDDADGPQIKAAATGAEILRNRDVGELSPAEREHLRRLMTLLRPEPPTRASRRRRRNRHGEADPQRTLRAALRNQGEIFRLARRDTSRRPRKVVLLIDVSGSMEPYADALVRFAHVVVRRSPRSVEAFTLGTRLTRITRELRLCDPEHALRAAGRAIPDWSGGTRLGEVLQAFVDRWGRRGAARRAVVVVFSDGWERGGTELLGTQAEQLSRLAHRLIWVNPHAGKDGYAPVQGGIVAALPHLDDLLAGHSLDTLERLLEVVRNA, via the coding sequence ATGACCGTTCCCCCGAGCCCGTCCCCGGCGGCCCCGCCCCGGCCGCCCGCGGCGGAGCCCACCGGCACCACCGACGAGCTGCTGACCGGATTCGTCGGGTTCACCGAGGTCCTGCGCGCGGCCGGGGTCCCGGTCACCCAGGACCGGGTGACCGCCTACCTGGAGGCGCTGGACACCGTGGACGTGACCGACCGGGACCAGGCGTACTGGGCCGGCCGGCTGACGCTGTGCGCCGACCCCGACGACATCGTCCGGTACGACCTGGCGTTCCCGTCCTGGTTCGAGCCGACCGGCAACCGTCCGTCGAGCAACCGCGACGACCGCCCCCCCGCACCGCCGAAGCTGGCCGCGCTGCTGCCGGGCCGCGAGGACGGGGAGGACGACTCCGACGACGCCGACGGCCCGCAGATCAAGGCCGCCGCGACCGGTGCGGAGATCCTGCGCAACCGCGACGTCGGGGAGCTCTCCCCCGCCGAACGCGAGCACCTGCGCCGGCTGATGACCCTGCTCAGACCGGAGCCGCCGACCCGGGCGTCGCGGCGGCGCAGGCGGAACCGGCACGGTGAGGCCGACCCGCAGCGCACGTTGCGCGCGGCGCTGCGCAACCAGGGCGAGATCTTCCGGCTCGCCCGGCGCGACACCTCGCGCCGGCCGCGCAAGGTCGTGCTGCTGATCGACGTGTCCGGGTCGATGGAGCCCTACGCGGACGCGCTCGTGCGCTTCGCCCACGTCGTCGTCCGTCGTTCGCCGCGCTCGGTCGAGGCGTTCACCCTGGGCACCCGGCTCACCCGGATCACCCGTGAGCTGCGGTTGTGCGACCCCGAGCACGCGCTGCGCGCCGCGGGGAGAGCCATCCCGGACTGGTCGGGCGGCACCCGGCTGGGCGAGGTGCTGCAAGCCTTCGTCGACCGCTGGGGACGCCGCGGGGCTGCCCGCCGGGCGGTCGTCGTCGTCTTCTCCGACGGCTGGGAGCGCGGCGGCACCGAGCTGCTCGGCACCCAGGCCGAGCAGCTGTCCCGGCTGGCCCATCGGCTCATCTGGGTCAACCCGCACGCGGGCAAGGACGGCTACGCCCCGGTCCAGGGGGGCATAGTCGCGGCACTTCCGCACTTGGACGACCTGCTGGCCGGGCACAGCCTGGACACGCTGGAGAGACTGCTCGAGGTGGTGCGCAATGCGTGA
- a CDS encoding AAA family ATPase, translated as MNDTAPGPGSPAELADALRATGYLADDGLATAAFLALRMNRPLFCEGEPGTGKTALAQALAATLGAPLIRLQCHDGIDSGQALYDWDFPRQLLHLRTLEAASGRDGFDPDTVEAGLYDERFLLARPILQALRTSPSVLLIDEIDRADDEFEAFLLEVLTEHAVTIPELGEVRAATPPVVVLTSNRTREVHDALKRRCLYLWLEHPNIEREIEILHSRLPEVPERLAASVARAVQKLRHTDLIKPPGVAETLDWARALQLIGARHLDPESAARTLGAVLKYREDADRVHKQLDTLLAS; from the coding sequence GTGAACGACACCGCACCCGGCCCCGGGAGCCCGGCCGAGCTCGCCGACGCGTTGCGCGCGACCGGCTACCTCGCCGACGACGGTCTCGCGACGGCGGCCTTCCTCGCCCTCCGCATGAACCGTCCGCTCTTCTGCGAGGGCGAGCCGGGGACCGGTAAGACCGCGCTGGCCCAGGCACTGGCCGCCACGCTGGGCGCACCGCTCATCCGTCTGCAGTGCCACGACGGCATCGACTCCGGTCAGGCCCTCTACGACTGGGACTTCCCCCGTCAGCTGCTGCACCTGCGCACCCTGGAGGCCGCGAGCGGCCGCGACGGGTTCGACCCCGACACGGTCGAGGCAGGCCTCTACGACGAGCGCTTCCTGCTGGCCCGCCCGATCCTGCAGGCGCTGCGCACCAGCCCGTCGGTGCTGCTCATCGACGAGATCGACCGCGCCGACGACGAGTTCGAGGCCTTCCTGCTGGAGGTACTCACCGAGCACGCGGTGACCATCCCGGAGCTCGGGGAGGTGCGCGCCGCGACACCGCCGGTCGTCGTCCTCACCTCGAACCGGACCCGGGAGGTGCACGACGCGCTCAAGCGCCGCTGCCTCTACCTCTGGCTGGAGCACCCGAACATCGAGCGCGAGATCGAGATCCTGCACAGCAGGCTGCCCGAGGTGCCCGAGCGGCTCGCCGCGTCGGTCGCGCGGGCCGTGCAGAAGCTGCGCCACACCGACCTGATCAAGCCGCCGGGCGTCGCGGAGACCCTGGACTGGGCGCGGGCGCTGCAGCTGATCGGTGCCCGGCACCTGGACCCGGAGTCGGCGGCGCGCACCCTGGGCGCCGTCCTCAAGTACCGGGAGGACGCCGACCGGGTCCACAAGCAGCTCGACACCCTGCTGGCGTCCTGA
- a CDS encoding molybdenum cofactor biosynthesis protein MoaE produces the protein MTDPATTRTATVLRAAVGEEPLDVEEHARLVEHAAAGAVVTFAGVVRDHDGGKSVHGLEYSAHPTAARIVAEVAEQVAAHSPGVRALAVSHRVGPLDIGEVALACAVAAEHRREAFTACAELVDEVKRLLPVWKHQRFADGSDEWVNST, from the coding sequence ATGACCGATCCCGCGACCACGCGGACCGCGACGGTCCTGCGTGCGGCCGTCGGCGAGGAGCCGCTCGACGTCGAGGAGCACGCCCGCCTGGTCGAGCACGCCGCCGCCGGCGCGGTCGTCACCTTCGCCGGTGTCGTCCGCGACCACGACGGCGGGAAGTCGGTGCACGGCCTGGAGTACAGCGCGCACCCGACGGCCGCCCGGATCGTCGCCGAGGTCGCCGAGCAGGTGGCCGCGCACTCCCCCGGCGTCCGGGCGCTCGCGGTGAGCCACCGCGTCGGCCCGCTCGACATCGGCGAGGTGGCCCTTGCCTGCGCCGTCGCCGCCGAGCACCGCCGGGAGGCGTTCACCGCCTGCGCCGAACTCGTCGACGAGGTGAAGCGCCTGCTGCCGGTCTGGAAGCACCAGCGGTTCGCCGACGGTTCCGACGAGTGGGTCAACTCCACCTGA